In Arthrobacter sp. SLBN-83, one DNA window encodes the following:
- a CDS encoding sensor histidine kinase: protein MLKRWKSASLRSQLVAMIMALLIVALTVTGAVTLTLLHSYLQGQVDDKLNAAVDSARKQRSFTQLQAPNPIPTDYSLMLFTPGEQPYTFGGDPDDHPDISSISVEQAQALQLAPFQVRGTDGENWRVVAVTVQNGPTTSVVVIGLPLESVDDVLKHATLVVTGVGLLTLLLASLIASWTVSRAFRPLARVEKTAAAIAAGDLSRRVEVENPATELGRLSSSLNAMLAHIETAFAARTASEARMRRFAADASHELRTPLVTIRGFSELYRHGALATDEDVATAMGRIESEAKRMGSMVEDLLLLARLDEQRPLQQKPVDLQLVAHDAVVDTQASDRSRAITLTGLDGGAAAPAPVLGDEAKLRQVVGNLVGNALRYTPEGSPIELAVGVRRTDGGERSVIEVRDHGPGISEDDAAKVFERFYRADTSRTRETGGSGLGLAIVAAIVGSHGGTVRVQKTDGGGATLVVSLPRRDDTPGSNSDGGEDAADDSTARAAASDGSIIHI from the coding sequence TTGCTGAAGCGGTGGAAGTCGGCCTCGCTCAGGTCGCAGCTGGTGGCCATGATCATGGCCCTGCTGATCGTGGCCCTGACGGTGACCGGAGCGGTGACCCTGACCCTGCTCCACAGCTACCTCCAGGGCCAGGTGGACGACAAACTGAACGCCGCCGTCGACTCTGCCCGGAAACAGCGCTCATTCACCCAGCTGCAGGCACCCAACCCCATCCCCACCGACTATTCCCTGATGCTCTTCACCCCGGGTGAGCAGCCGTACACCTTTGGCGGGGACCCGGACGACCACCCGGACATCAGCAGCATCTCCGTGGAACAAGCCCAGGCACTCCAGCTGGCTCCCTTCCAGGTCCGCGGGACGGACGGCGAAAACTGGCGGGTGGTGGCGGTGACGGTCCAGAACGGCCCCACCACATCCGTCGTGGTGATCGGGCTGCCCCTGGAGAGCGTCGACGACGTCCTCAAGCATGCCACCCTGGTGGTCACCGGCGTCGGCCTGCTGACCCTGCTGCTCGCCTCGCTCATAGCCAGCTGGACCGTGTCGCGCGCCTTCCGGCCGCTGGCCAGGGTGGAAAAGACAGCCGCCGCCATTGCCGCCGGCGACCTTTCCCGGCGTGTGGAAGTCGAAAACCCTGCCACCGAGCTGGGCCGGCTGAGCAGTTCCCTGAACGCCATGCTGGCACACATCGAGACCGCCTTCGCGGCGCGGACGGCATCTGAAGCAAGGATGCGCCGCTTTGCCGCTGATGCGTCCCACGAGCTGCGCACTCCCCTGGTGACCATCCGCGGGTTCTCCGAGCTCTACCGCCACGGCGCGCTGGCCACGGACGAGGACGTGGCAACCGCAATGGGCCGCATTGAAAGCGAAGCCAAGCGCATGGGTTCCATGGTGGAGGACCTGCTGCTGCTGGCCCGCCTGGATGAGCAGCGGCCGCTGCAGCAAAAGCCGGTGGACCTGCAGCTGGTTGCCCATGACGCGGTTGTGGACACCCAGGCCAGCGACCGTTCCAGGGCGATTACGCTCACGGGACTCGACGGCGGAGCAGCGGCCCCGGCCCCCGTCCTTGGCGACGAGGCCAAGCTGCGCCAGGTAGTGGGCAACCTGGTGGGAAATGCCTTGCGCTACACCCCGGAGGGCAGCCCCATCGAACTGGCCGTCGGGGTCCGCCGGACCGACGGCGGCGAACGCTCCGTCATCGAAGTACGGGACCATGGGCCGGGCATCTCCGAAGACGACGCCGCCAAGGTCTTTGAGCGCTTCTACCGGGCGGACACCTCCCGGACCAGGGAGACAGGCGGCAGCGGCCTGGGGCTGGCCATCGTGGCAGCAATCGTCGGCTCCCACGGCGGCACGGTGCGGGTGCAGAAGACCGACGGCGGCGGCGCCACCCTGGTGGTCAGCCTTCCGCGGCGGGACGACACACCGGGCAGTAACAGCGACGGCGGGGAGGACGCCGCTGACGACAGTACCGCCCGTGCGGCGGCCAGTGACGGATCGATTATCCACATATAG
- a CDS encoding WXG100 family type VII secretion target — protein sequence MSIISVDTELLQLKSANVQATVDRISADVQTMKRGLDELQGSWRGSAATNFQALITEWTITQGRVEASLASINAALASAAATYAQAEQGNTQRFS from the coding sequence ATGAGCATCATTTCCGTCGACACCGAATTACTGCAGTTGAAGTCGGCCAACGTCCAGGCCACCGTGGACCGGATCAGCGCCGACGTGCAGACCATGAAACGGGGCCTGGATGAGCTGCAGGGCTCATGGCGGGGTTCCGCAGCCACCAACTTCCAGGCACTCATCACCGAATGGACCATCACCCAGGGCCGCGTGGAAGCATCGCTGGCGTCCATCAATGCCGCCCTGGCGTCGGCGGCCGCCACGTACGCCCAGGCGGAGCAGGGAAACACTCAACGGTTCAGCTGA
- a CDS encoding ribonuclease HI family protein: protein MTITAAADGSALGNPGPAGWAWYVNDNCWRAGGWPHGTNNQGELMAVLDLLRATAHLPGEDLRILCDSQYVINSITKWMPGWKRKGWRKADGKPVLNVELLKELDRELAGRTYTFEWVKGHAGHDLNEAADERARAAATAYQQGVAARSGPGFPGGHHPGAHQDRSHGQDGRGRAPEAPAPSGMGLPPATLDIPAAVPAQTQAERREPARPGTAGGGAGRPAASGGGVPASSGNQRRPAPQPVSAFDELDLFSELDDEALEVAEATQQAGSIPPEALVEELERELLGPLVRGDIGRTAILLHPDFVEIGSSGRVWTRDAMMMALEEDPGERTDIEILGADRIGTSAVLLTYRSFARSGPTLRSSLWVLDGGRWRLRFHQGTPEA from the coding sequence GTGACGATTACTGCAGCGGCTGATGGTTCGGCCTTGGGAAACCCCGGCCCGGCCGGCTGGGCCTGGTATGTGAATGACAATTGCTGGCGGGCAGGCGGCTGGCCGCACGGGACCAATAACCAGGGGGAGCTCATGGCTGTCCTTGACCTTCTGCGGGCGACGGCACACCTCCCCGGGGAGGACCTGCGCATTTTGTGTGACAGCCAGTACGTCATCAACTCCATTACCAAGTGGATGCCGGGATGGAAGCGGAAGGGCTGGCGCAAGGCTGACGGGAAACCTGTCCTGAATGTAGAGCTGCTGAAGGAACTCGACCGCGAACTGGCAGGGCGTACCTACACGTTCGAATGGGTCAAGGGCCACGCCGGGCATGACCTCAATGAGGCCGCCGACGAGCGGGCCAGGGCCGCGGCCACGGCCTACCAGCAGGGCGTGGCAGCACGGTCCGGCCCTGGGTTCCCCGGCGGACACCACCCGGGCGCGCACCAGGACCGTTCACACGGCCAGGATGGCCGCGGACGTGCCCCGGAAGCACCGGCGCCTTCCGGTATGGGACTCCCGCCGGCCACCCTGGACATTCCGGCTGCTGTCCCTGCACAAACGCAGGCAGAACGCAGGGAACCAGCGCGCCCGGGTACGGCAGGCGGGGGAGCGGGACGCCCGGCAGCATCCGGCGGTGGTGTTCCTGCATCCTCGGGCAACCAGCGCAGGCCAGCCCCCCAGCCTGTATCGGCTTTCGACGAACTGGACCTGTTCAGCGAGCTGGACGATGAAGCCCTTGAAGTGGCCGAGGCAACGCAGCAGGCGGGCTCCATCCCGCCCGAGGCACTGGTCGAGGAGCTCGAACGCGAACTCCTGGGACCGCTGGTGCGCGGGGACATTGGCCGGACCGCCATCCTTCTTCACCCGGACTTCGTGGAGATCGGCAGCTCGGGCCGGGTCTGGACCAGGGACGCCATGATGATGGCCCTTGAGGAGGACCCCGGCGAGCGGACCGACATTGAAATCCTGGGTGCGGACCGCATCGGCACCAGCGCGGTCCTGCTGACGTACCGAAGCTTTGCCCGCTCAGGCCCGACGCTCCGCAGTTCGCTGTGGGTCCTCGACGGCGGACGGTGGCGGCTGCGGTTCCACCAGGGAACCCCGGAGGCCTAG
- a CDS encoding ABC transporter substrate-binding protein produces MTIPVVSRRRFQLGAAAVALSILATGCGAAGGSGDNGQVTLRFTWWGNEYLNGQTNKVIAAFEASHPNIKIKAEPGEWSSYWDKLATKTAANDAPDVIQMDQKYIAEYGGRGALLDLSKQNGIDTSKLDKEALASGQYSGAQYGLSTGQNAYVIMANTKVFEAAGVPLPNDKTWTWKDFTDTAAKISAAGDGKNYGAAYGSNEADLIIWLRQHGENLYSGDGKLDFQAATAASFWERLKEQRDSKASPPANVATEDAGASLEQSLFGTNRVGMAWWWTNQLGSLEATTGSSIKMLRAPSVDGASAKNGMYYKPTMFWSASSRSKHPKEAAEFINYLTNSPEAGAILMTDRGVPTNSEIVAAITPSLKPADTTVVNFLKDIAPDIKDAPPVPPVGAGSVQNVIKRYTDEVLYDRLTPQAAAEAFTKEVQGMLDSARK; encoded by the coding sequence ATGACGATTCCAGTAGTAAGCCGCCGGAGGTTTCAGCTTGGCGCTGCGGCCGTGGCTCTATCCATCCTGGCCACGGGCTGCGGTGCCGCCGGCGGGTCCGGCGACAACGGTCAGGTAACCCTGCGGTTCACCTGGTGGGGCAACGAATACCTGAACGGACAGACAAACAAAGTCATCGCCGCGTTCGAAGCATCCCATCCAAACATCAAGATCAAGGCCGAGCCGGGCGAATGGTCCAGCTACTGGGACAAACTGGCAACCAAGACCGCCGCCAACGATGCGCCCGACGTCATCCAGATGGACCAGAAGTACATTGCCGAATACGGCGGCCGCGGCGCGCTGCTGGACCTGTCCAAGCAGAACGGCATCGACACGTCGAAGCTGGACAAGGAGGCACTCGCATCAGGCCAGTACAGTGGCGCGCAGTACGGACTGAGCACCGGCCAGAACGCGTATGTCATCATGGCCAACACCAAGGTGTTTGAAGCAGCAGGCGTTCCCCTTCCCAACGACAAGACCTGGACATGGAAGGACTTCACGGACACGGCGGCGAAGATCAGCGCCGCCGGCGACGGTAAAAACTATGGAGCGGCGTACGGCAGCAACGAGGCCGACCTGATCATTTGGCTCCGCCAGCATGGCGAGAACCTGTACTCAGGGGACGGGAAGCTCGACTTCCAGGCCGCCACGGCTGCCTCCTTCTGGGAGCGGCTCAAGGAGCAGCGCGATTCAAAGGCCAGTCCACCGGCCAACGTCGCGACGGAAGACGCAGGAGCGAGCCTTGAGCAAAGCCTCTTTGGCACCAACCGGGTGGGCATGGCATGGTGGTGGACCAACCAGCTGGGCTCGCTGGAAGCCACCACCGGAAGCAGCATCAAGATGCTGCGCGCCCCGAGCGTGGACGGCGCCTCGGCCAAAAACGGCATGTACTACAAGCCCACCATGTTCTGGTCCGCTTCCTCCCGTTCCAAGCATCCCAAGGAGGCAGCAGAGTTCATCAACTACCTCACCAACAGCCCGGAGGCCGGCGCTATCCTCATGACGGACAGGGGCGTGCCCACCAACAGCGAAATCGTCGCCGCCATCACGCCCTCGCTGAAGCCTGCTGACACCACTGTGGTCAACTTCCTCAAGGACATCGCCCCGGATATCAAGGATGCGCCGCCGGTGCCGCCGGTGGGTGCCGGCAGCGTCCAGAACGTGATCAAGCGCTATACGGATGAAGTGTTGTATGACCGGCTGACCCCGCAGGCTGCCGCTGAAGCCTTCACGAAGGAAGTCCAGGGAATGCTGGATTCAGCCAGAAAGTAA
- the groL gene encoding chaperonin GroEL (60 kDa chaperone family; promotes refolding of misfolded polypeptides especially under stressful conditions; forms two stacked rings of heptamers to form a barrel-shaped 14mer; ends can be capped by GroES; misfolded proteins enter the barrel where they are refolded when GroES binds), whose protein sequence is MAKIIAFDEEARRGLERGLNTLADAVKVTLGPRGRNVVLEKKWGAPTITNDGVSIAKEIELDDPYEKIGAELVKEVAKKTDDVAGDGTTTATVLAQALVKEGLRNVAAGADPLSLKRGIEKAVDAVTAELLNSAKEIETKEEIAATASISAGDDEIGALIAEALDKVGKEGVITVEESNTFGLELELTEGMRFDKGYISAYFVTDAERQETVLEDPYILIVNSKISNVKELVAVLEKVMQSNKPLLIIAEDIEGEALATLIVNKIRGTFKSVAVKAPGFGDRRKAQLADIAVLTGGQVISEEVGLKLENAGLELLGQARKVVVTKDETTIVEGAGDADQIAGRVSQIRAEIENSDSDYDREKLQERLAKLAGGVAVIKAGAATEVELKERKHRIEDAVRNAKAAVEEGIVAGGGVALIQAGAKAFANLQLSGDEATGANIVRVAIDAPLKQIAFNAGMEPGVVVDKVRGLPAGHGLNAATGEYTDLLAAGVNDPVKVTRSALQNAASIAGLFLTTEAVVADKPEKAAAPAGGDDMGGMGGMGGF, encoded by the coding sequence ATGGCCAAGATCATTGCATTTGATGAAGAGGCACGCCGCGGCCTTGAGCGTGGCCTGAACACCCTCGCCGACGCCGTTAAGGTCACCCTCGGCCCGCGTGGACGCAACGTCGTCCTCGAAAAGAAGTGGGGCGCCCCCACGATCACCAACGATGGTGTTTCCATCGCCAAGGAGATCGAGCTGGACGATCCCTACGAGAAGATCGGCGCCGAGCTGGTCAAGGAAGTTGCCAAGAAGACCGACGATGTTGCCGGTGACGGCACCACCACCGCCACGGTCCTGGCGCAGGCACTGGTCAAGGAAGGCCTGCGCAACGTTGCCGCCGGCGCCGACCCGCTGTCCCTCAAGCGTGGCATCGAGAAGGCCGTTGACGCTGTCACCGCCGAACTGCTGAACTCCGCCAAGGAAATCGAAACCAAGGAAGAGATCGCGGCCACCGCCTCCATCTCCGCCGGTGACGACGAGATCGGTGCCCTCATCGCCGAAGCCCTGGACAAGGTGGGCAAGGAAGGCGTCATCACGGTCGAGGAGTCCAACACCTTCGGCCTGGAGCTCGAGCTCACCGAAGGCATGCGCTTCGACAAGGGCTACATCTCCGCCTACTTCGTCACCGACGCCGAGCGCCAGGAAACGGTCCTCGAGGACCCGTACATCCTGATCGTCAACTCCAAGATCTCCAACGTCAAGGAACTGGTTGCTGTCCTGGAAAAGGTCATGCAGTCCAACAAGCCGCTGCTGATCATTGCCGAAGACATCGAGGGCGAGGCCCTGGCCACCCTGATCGTCAACAAGATCCGTGGCACCTTCAAGTCCGTTGCCGTCAAGGCTCCGGGCTTCGGTGACCGCCGCAAGGCCCAGCTGGCCGACATCGCCGTCCTCACCGGCGGCCAGGTCATCTCCGAGGAGGTTGGCCTCAAGCTGGAGAACGCCGGCCTGGAGCTCCTGGGCCAGGCCCGCAAGGTTGTTGTCACCAAGGACGAGACCACCATCGTCGAAGGTGCCGGCGACGCCGACCAGATCGCCGGCCGCGTTTCCCAGATCCGCGCCGAGATCGAGAACTCCGACTCCGACTACGACCGCGAGAAGCTGCAGGAGCGCCTGGCCAAGCTGGCCGGCGGCGTTGCAGTCATCAAGGCCGGTGCCGCAACCGAGGTTGAGCTCAAGGAGCGCAAGCACCGCATCGAAGACGCAGTGCGCAACGCCAAGGCTGCAGTTGAAGAAGGCATCGTCGCCGGTGGCGGCGTGGCCCTGATCCAGGCCGGTGCCAAGGCGTTCGCCAACCTTCAGCTGTCCGGCGACGAAGCAACGGGCGCCAACATCGTCCGCGTTGCCATCGATGCCCCGCTGAAGCAGATCGCCTTCAACGCCGGCATGGAGCCCGGCGTAGTTGTCGACAAGGTCCGCGGCCTGCCCGCCGGCCACGGCCTGAACGCAGCAACCGGTGAGTACACCGACCTGCTGGCAGCGGGCGTCAACGACCCCGTCAAGGTGACCCGCTCTGCCCTGCAGAACGCGGCTTCCATCGCCGGCCTGTTCCTCACCACCGAAGCAGTGGTTGCTGACAAGCCGGAGAAGGCTGCTGCTCCTGCCGGCGGCGACGACATGGGTGGCATGGGCGGTATGGGCGGCTTCTAA
- a CDS encoding ABC transporter substrate-binding protein → MPAHRSPVRVRTVLAASLAGLLSMTACAGTGGNARTEPAEASGDGVLRVGLILDNTGDNAFLNAPQLAAAKAAIQDINAAGGHKGRPVELLPVHQDQDTAAQAKDLVAAKVDVAIGPTDSSHATAAVDILSRTHVPLISPANTAAALSTSASGGYYFRTAAADVAQGPVLAKLAKDAGAASISVLYQEGSYGKDLSAAVTEAAQQSGIKVLPGVGFKPGNAAEAARSAAKAAPDAVVLVARDGAQGALAELHNAGVSGSKVILSDGAFARYGSVLPSRALEGARAVVPGQLPTAGFQAKLLAVDPSLKDVSYAAETYDAVTLAALAAARAQDDAGRSIAANLIPVSGGTAASGTGAPQAPCLSYKECLGGLAAGPDINYDGESGPVAFDAKGDITTAAFSVFTYGADNNPSPTGHETAGHSG, encoded by the coding sequence ATGCCGGCTCACCGCTCCCCGGTCCGCGTCCGCACGGTGCTTGCCGCGTCCCTGGCGGGCCTCCTTTCCATGACGGCTTGCGCGGGCACCGGCGGCAACGCCAGGACGGAGCCCGCGGAGGCTTCGGGCGACGGCGTCCTCCGGGTGGGTTTGATCCTTGACAACACCGGCGACAATGCCTTCCTCAACGCACCCCAGCTGGCTGCCGCCAAGGCAGCCATCCAGGACATCAACGCCGCCGGTGGACACAAGGGCCGGCCCGTGGAACTGCTTCCGGTGCACCAGGACCAGGACACCGCAGCCCAGGCCAAGGATTTGGTGGCTGCCAAGGTGGACGTAGCGATCGGACCCACCGACTCCAGCCACGCAACCGCCGCCGTGGACATCCTGTCCCGGACCCACGTGCCGCTCATCTCCCCGGCCAACACCGCTGCCGCCCTCTCCACAAGCGCCAGCGGAGGCTACTATTTCCGGACGGCCGCAGCCGACGTCGCACAAGGTCCCGTGCTTGCCAAACTCGCCAAGGACGCCGGTGCCGCCAGCATCAGTGTGCTGTACCAGGAGGGTTCCTACGGCAAGGACCTGTCCGCCGCCGTCACCGAAGCTGCCCAACAGTCCGGAATCAAGGTCCTGCCCGGGGTGGGCTTCAAACCCGGGAATGCCGCCGAAGCCGCACGTTCTGCCGCCAAAGCCGCGCCGGACGCCGTCGTCCTGGTGGCCCGCGACGGCGCCCAGGGCGCATTGGCCGAACTCCACAATGCCGGCGTCAGCGGTTCGAAGGTCATCCTCAGCGACGGTGCCTTCGCCCGCTACGGATCCGTGCTGCCGTCCCGGGCCCTCGAAGGCGCCCGTGCTGTCGTCCCCGGCCAGCTCCCCACCGCGGGCTTCCAGGCCAAGCTGCTGGCGGTGGATCCCTCCTTGAAGGACGTCTCCTACGCTGCCGAAACGTATGACGCCGTGACGCTGGCGGCCCTCGCAGCTGCCCGGGCGCAGGATGACGCGGGCCGGTCCATTGCCGCGAACCTCATTCCCGTCTCCGGCGGAACGGCGGCCTCCGGAACGGGCGCGCCGCAGGCTCCCTGCCTGAGTTACAAGGAGTGCCTTGGCGGCCTCGCCGCGGGCCCGGACATAAATTACGACGGCGAATCCGGCCCGGTGGCCTTCGACGCCAAGGGGGACATCACCACAGCCGCCTTCTCCGTCTTCACCTACGGAGCGGACAACAACCCAAGCCCCACCGGGCACGAAACAGCTGGACACTCCGGCTGA
- a CDS encoding cold-shock protein — protein MALGTVKWFNAEKGYGFITVDGSGDDVFVHWSAVQGEGYRALTEGQRVQLDLGEGEKGPQAENVRPAQ, from the coding sequence ATGGCACTGGGAACCGTGAAATGGTTCAACGCTGAGAAGGGCTATGGCTTCATCACCGTTGACGGCTCCGGTGACGACGTCTTTGTGCACTGGTCCGCGGTCCAGGGGGAGGGCTACCGCGCCCTGACCGAGGGGCAGCGGGTGCAGTTGGACCTCGGCGAGGGCGAAAAGGGCCCGCAGGCAGAAAACGTCCGGCCCGCGCAATGA
- a CDS encoding LytR C-terminal domain-containing protein produces MTRYARDEFDKVPEAASRQGVHRTASAPSRVRLWPILAVGVAALAIGLVSFLILPKLGFNSTASQASATVESAPLAGTGSTPSPTQSSSAPASVPAPSASAAPTQSSEPEPSASANQQAVVDKTQPVAVYNAAGTAGLASRVGGTVQADGWRPGQVGNWSGAPQKSSVIFYAGPQQLASAQELAGLLNIPTVVSSTEFQVPLVVVLGPGYR; encoded by the coding sequence ATGACCAGATACGCCCGCGATGAATTCGACAAGGTCCCGGAGGCCGCGTCGCGACAAGGTGTCCACCGGACGGCATCGGCCCCGTCCCGTGTGCGGCTGTGGCCCATCCTTGCGGTGGGCGTTGCGGCCCTTGCCATTGGACTGGTCTCCTTCCTGATCCTTCCCAAGCTCGGCTTCAACTCCACCGCCAGCCAGGCGTCGGCAACCGTTGAATCAGCCCCGCTGGCCGGAACCGGATCCACCCCTTCGCCCACCCAGTCCTCGTCTGCACCGGCGTCCGTCCCGGCGCCGTCCGCGTCGGCCGCACCAACCCAAAGCAGCGAGCCCGAGCCCAGCGCTTCCGCCAACCAGCAGGCCGTCGTCGACAAGACCCAGCCAGTGGCCGTCTACAACGCCGCCGGCACGGCGGGGCTGGCCAGCCGCGTGGGGGGAACAGTCCAGGCTGACGGCTGGCGGCCCGGCCAGGTAGGCAACTGGTCCGGCGCCCCGCAGAAGTCGTCCGTGATCTTCTATGCCGGCCCGCAGCAACTGGCCAGTGCCCAGGAACTTGCCGGACTGTTGAACATCCCCACAGTGGTGAGCAGTACCGAATTCCAGGTACCGCTCGTGGTGGTGCTCGGCCCGGGCTACCGGTAG
- a CDS encoding DUF3263 domain-containing protein encodes MAEPAREHLPEQDPGKSLLADFTLRESSLSEREQQMLALERQWWKYAGAKEQAIRDLFDLSATHYYQLLNALIDREDALAHDPMLVKRLRRLRTSRHRARTARRLGSDA; translated from the coding sequence GTGGCGGAACCGGCCCGGGAACACCTGCCGGAGCAGGATCCAGGGAAGTCCCTCCTGGCGGATTTCACCCTCCGTGAGTCCTCGCTCTCCGAGCGCGAACAGCAGATGCTGGCCCTGGAACGGCAGTGGTGGAAGTATGCGGGGGCCAAGGAGCAGGCCATCCGTGACCTGTTCGATCTTTCCGCGACGCATTACTACCAGCTCCTCAACGCACTGATCGACCGCGAGGACGCCCTGGCCCACGATCCCATGCTGGTGAAGAGATTGCGTAGACTACGTACGTCGCGCCACCGTGCACGCACCGCCCGGCGCCTGGGATCCGACGCTTAG
- a CDS encoding uracil-DNA glycosylase, which yields MFESDALFELQQEPADAISFADLAELPLAELMAADWAAALHGVEGQLRKVLTFVAAEEAAGHQILPPPSNVLRAFRQPLADVKVLIVGQDPYPTPGHAVGLSFSVEPHVRPLPRSLVNIYRELESDLGVPPRVHGDLSAWADQGVLLLNRVLTVRAGAAGSHRGKGWEEITTAAVTALANRKAADGSRMPLVAVLWGKEAEGVRPLLAGAPAVSSAHPSPLSASRGFFGSRPFSRVNQLLREQGALDVTWELPPSP from the coding sequence ATGTTTGAATCGGATGCGCTGTTCGAGCTGCAGCAGGAACCGGCGGACGCCATCAGCTTCGCGGACCTGGCGGAGCTACCGCTGGCGGAGCTCATGGCAGCCGATTGGGCCGCGGCCCTCCACGGCGTGGAAGGGCAACTCCGGAAGGTGCTTACTTTCGTTGCTGCAGAGGAGGCCGCCGGGCACCAAATCCTCCCGCCGCCGTCGAACGTCCTGCGCGCCTTCCGCCAGCCCTTGGCGGACGTGAAGGTGCTCATCGTGGGGCAGGACCCCTACCCCACGCCGGGACACGCCGTAGGGCTGTCGTTTTCCGTCGAGCCGCACGTCCGGCCCCTTCCCCGCAGCCTGGTGAACATCTACCGGGAGCTGGAATCGGACCTGGGCGTTCCGCCGCGCGTCCATGGCGACCTGTCTGCTTGGGCGGACCAGGGCGTGCTGCTCCTAAACCGGGTGCTCACTGTCCGGGCGGGGGCGGCCGGTTCGCACCGTGGCAAGGGTTGGGAGGAAATTACGACGGCGGCAGTCACCGCGCTGGCGAACCGCAAGGCTGCGGACGGGTCCAGGATGCCGCTGGTGGCGGTGCTGTGGGGCAAGGAAGCCGAGGGCGTCCGGCCGCTCCTGGCCGGAGCCCCCGCTGTCAGCAGCGCCCATCCCAGTCCGTTGTCCGCCTCGCGCGGGTTCTTTGGCTCCCGGCCGTTCAGCCGCGTCAACCAACTGCTGCGGGAACAAGGTGCGCTGGACGTAACCTGGGAACTGCCGCCGTCGCCCTAG